From a region of the Triticum aestivum cultivar Chinese Spring chromosome 7D, IWGSC CS RefSeq v2.1, whole genome shotgun sequence genome:
- the LOC123167836 gene encoding transcription factor MYB61, with amino-acid sequence MAKQSCCYKKRLRRGLWSPEEDEKLMNHIAMYGHGCWSSVPKLAGLERCGKSCRLRWINYLRPDLKRGTFSQEEEDLIIHLHSMIGNKWSQIAAQLPGRTDNEVKNFWNSYIKKKLRERGIDPATHKPLAEATTSPTACRPVFSDAELVPTMTAALAQDQVVKMLDSLKMPLDWPVGGVAGNGVPESYQVPILQEGHMLQQHCGTFPSVSSSSTLTATDVGTTLPWLELGPTDTISGHVDQYAGALGELRWSDYFDGALQGQCVYDSGMVDDDAVQFDDVHGLSNWC; translated from the exons ATGGCGAAGCAGTCGTGCTGCTACAAGAAGAGGCTGAGGAGAGGGCTCTGGTCCCCggaggaggacgagaagctcaTGAACCACATTGCCATGTACGGCCACGGCTGCTGGAGCTCCGTTCCTAAGCTTGCAG GACTTGAGAGGTGTGGCAAGAGCTGCAGGCTGAGGTGGATAAACTACCTGAGGCCAGATCTCAAGCGGGGCACATTCTCGCAGGAGGAGGAGGACCTCATCATACACCTCCATTCCATGATAGGAAACAA GTGGTCACAGATTGCAGCCCAGCTGCCCGGCCGGACGGACAACGAAGTCAAGAACTTCTGGAACTCGTACATCAAGAAGAAGCTGAGGGAGCGCGGCATCGACCCCGCCACCCACAAGCCGCTGGCCGAGGCCACCACGTCGCCCACCGCGTGCCGACCGGTCTTCAGCGATGCCGAGCTCGTCCCAACGATGACGGCGGCGCTGGCCCAGGACCAGGTGGTGAAAATGCTGGATAGCCTGAAGATGCCGCTGGACTGGCCCGTCGGCGGTGTCGCCGGCAACGGGGTGCCCGAATCCTACCAGGTACCGATCCTTCAGGAAGGCCACATGCTGCAGCAGCACTGCGGCACCTTCCCGTCCGTGTCGAGCTCCAGCACGTTGACCGCAACTGACGTTGGCACCACCCTGCCGTGGCTGGAGCTCGGACCGACCGACACCATCTCCGGACACGTCGACCAATATGCCGGCGCTCTGGGCGAGCTCAGGTGGTCTGACTACTTTGACGGCGCCCTACAGGGGCAGTGCGTCTACGACAGCGGCATGGTCGACGACGACGCGGTGCAGTTCGACGACGTCCATGGGTTAAGCAACTGGTGCTAA